A genomic window from Synechococcus sp. CBW1107 includes:
- a CDS encoding glutaredoxin family protein, translating to MNQPTQPAPPLPALLLYSRDGCCLCEGLEERLRALVPPPRLQVVNVDHDPDLQARYGLEVPLLAVVRQGHAQLLPRVGPRLGGDGLQRWLRKCLAELPGPPPNA from the coding sequence GTGAATCAGCCGACTCAGCCCGCCCCCCCCCTGCCAGCACTGCTCCTCTACAGCCGTGATGGCTGTTGCCTGTGCGAGGGCCTCGAGGAACGTCTGCGGGCCCTGGTGCCGCCGCCGCGGTTGCAGGTGGTGAATGTGGATCACGATCCCGACCTTCAGGCCCGTTACGGGCTGGAGGTGCCGCTGCTGGCGGTGGTGAGGCAGGGGCACGCGCAGCTGTTGCCACGGGTCGGGCCACGGCTGGGGGGTGATGGCCTCCAGCGCTGGCTGCGGAAGTGTCTGGCCGAGCTGCCCGGCCCGCCTCCAAACGCTTAA
- the yidD gene encoding membrane protein insertion efficiency factor YidD yields the protein MLEASSRHPVVQRQLSILSVGFSSLSRALQLALLALIAGYRRWLSPLLGPRCRFIPSCSAYGLEAIQRHGPWRGGWLTLRRLLRCHPFTPCGCDPVPE from the coding sequence ATGCTGGAGGCATCCTCCAGGCACCCGGTCGTGCAACGCCAGTTGTCGATCTTATCCGTTGGCTTCTCCAGCCTCAGCCGGGCCCTGCAGCTCGCCCTGCTCGCCCTGATCGCTGGCTACCGCCGCTGGCTCTCCCCCCTGCTGGGTCCACGCTGCCGGTTCATTCCCAGCTGCAGCGCCTATGGCCTCGAGGCGATCCAGCGCCATGGCCCCTGGCGGGGTGGCTGGCTCACGCTGAGGCGCCTCCTGCGCTGCCACCCCTTCACACCCTGCGGATGCGATCCGGTGCCCGAGTGA